A genomic window from Clostridium aceticum includes:
- a CDS encoding PRK06851 family protein translates to MENKGRIKSLLPGGNTSLGFFSYFQYVIDLKKANKVYYLKGGPGTGKSSMMKKIGDTLINKGYDIEFHHCSADPDSIDALVVPKLKIAMLDGTAPHVLDPKYPGAVDTTIHLGDYWQEENLRNNRESIIDAIDENGKIYKRVYKFLGAAKLIHDDIEWTYNQAMDFLKINEATSKIIEKFFGSLVLQKALAYERHLFGSAYTHKGHIDFAETYFAVIRNIYYIKGAPGTGKSTLLENIAKTATEKGYDIEVYHEPLVPDKVESVIIPQLDMAFTTNSKYQDHEIINLNKFIQEEKRNKYKQELEYSEKLFQQLIDDVTYNLQRTKKNHDYIEDYYVPNIQFEKIDALREKLLEEILTFGE, encoded by the coding sequence ATGGAAAATAAGGGAAGGATTAAAAGTTTGTTGCCGGGAGGAAATACCTCTCTAGGGTTTTTTTCATATTTTCAGTATGTCATTGATTTAAAAAAAGCCAATAAAGTATATTATTTAAAAGGTGGTCCCGGGACTGGAAAGTCCAGCATGATGAAAAAAATAGGTGATACTTTGATAAACAAAGGCTATGATATTGAGTTTCATCACTGTTCCGCTGATCCAGATTCTATAGATGCATTAGTAGTGCCAAAGTTAAAAATAGCTATGTTAGACGGAACAGCACCTCATGTATTAGACCCTAAATATCCAGGTGCAGTTGATACCACTATTCACTTAGGTGATTATTGGCAGGAAGAAAATCTCCGCAACAATAGAGAAAGCATTATTGACGCTATTGATGAAAACGGTAAGATCTATAAAAGAGTATATAAGTTTTTAGGAGCAGCAAAATTAATTCATGATGATATTGAATGGACTTATAATCAGGCTATGGATTTTTTAAAGATCAATGAGGCAACAAGCAAAATAATAGAAAAGTTTTTCGGCAGCTTAGTACTCCAAAAAGCCCTGGCTTATGAAAGGCACCTATTTGGCAGTGCCTATACCCACAAAGGGCATATAGACTTTGCAGAAACCTATTTTGCTGTTATAAGAAATATCTACTACATCAAAGGTGCACCAGGTACAGGAAAATCAACACTATTGGAAAACATAGCTAAAACAGCTACAGAAAAGGGATACGATATAGAAGTTTACCATGAACCTTTGGTGCCAGATAAAGTAGAATCTGTTATTATACCTCAACTTGATATGGCCTTTACTACCAATAGTAAATACCAAGACCATGAGATTATTAATTTAAATAAATTCATACAAGAGGAAAAACGCAATAAATATAAACAAGAACTAGAGTACAGTGAAAAACTATTTCAACAATTAATTGATGATGTTACCTATAACCTACAACGAACCAAGAAAAACCATGACTATATTGAAGATTATTATGTACCTAATATACAGTTTGAAAAAATAGATGCTTTGAGGGAGAAGTTGCTAGAAGAAATTCTGACCTTTGGTGAGTAA
- a CDS encoding helix-turn-helix domain-containing protein: MGRKTKFTAEIKIDAVKNYLSGTRSQNQIAKDLNIHISTIQGWISSYKTLGTLGVTTTSKNAGYSEQLKKEAVIDYLSGNFSQYEVCEKYGIRNRTQLRKWILQYNDYEKIKSSGTGGISIMIKGRTTTFEERIEIVKYCIEHNRNYNETAEAYKVSYQQVRSWTVKYEQSGVDALVDRRGKHKSEDELTEFDRLKAQNKLLEARYKRLEMENELLKKLEEMERGHF, encoded by the coding sequence ATGGGAAGAAAAACTAAATTTACAGCTGAGATTAAGATTGATGCAGTAAAAAATTATTTAAGTGGAACAAGGTCTCAAAATCAAATAGCAAAAGATTTAAATATTCATATAAGTACAATCCAAGGTTGGATTTCATCATACAAGACACTAGGGACATTAGGGGTAACTACTACATCTAAAAACGCTGGATATTCAGAGCAATTAAAAAAAGAAGCTGTTATAGATTATCTTTCAGGTAATTTTTCGCAATATGAAGTGTGTGAAAAGTATGGAATTCGTAACCGTACTCAACTACGGAAATGGATTTTGCAGTATAATGATTATGAAAAGATAAAATCTTCAGGTACAGGGGGAATATCAATCATGATCAAGGGACGTACTACAACATTTGAAGAACGTATTGAAATAGTTAAATATTGCATTGAACATAATAGAAATTACAATGAAACTGCTGAAGCATATAAGGTTTCTTATCAGCAGGTCCGCAGCTGGACTGTTAAGTATGAGCAATCTGGCGTAGATGCCCTAGTTGACCGTAGGGGCAAACACAAGTCTGAGGATGAACTTACAGAGTTTGATAGATTAAAAGCTCAAAACAAGCTTTTGGAGGCTAGGTACAAAAGATTAGAGATGGAGAATGAACTGCTAAAAAAACTCGAAGAGATGGAAAGGGGGCATTTCTAA
- a CDS encoding COG1361 S-layer family protein, with the protein MKHKFFLLLLISTIVANTLYAMPLCAEASTETYQTQGDIIRDSPNIVIGRSYKMPVFKAGTEARLAIPIENTTNGEAVNIFISPVIDDPKNFPFEINNLVTKQKISAIYGRRVENVSFYFNIPKNVEAKTYPLTLNVEYSSPSGGNFSSTETIYIKIENDYEVPELKLMDTTIDGDKLVSGTTKTVGFRIQNSGDLIAKDIKARLGGLSSSELILDSTLDTINIQSLDSGETRTIYYNVSANSQLEEDTYSLTLFLTYKDEYDASYETEVKVYLPLEGKTSKETNVTFHNFRYPEKAVEPFEDFTIFFNLKNTGSEDVDNVKVSIDAGEEILPKSMSIKNIGSLAVGKEVPIEFTLFAKNDIESKNYPIKLHVEYEVKDGRKKELQSASQYIGIFVDSNDQETGTPKVIVDYYDYGGDFIEAGKAFPLNISFYNTHKNSDVKNIRVSISSDGDVFSPVGSSNSFYIEGIAANSRVERTISLRPKINAEYKTHNIFADIEYEDTKGKAYNIKELIGIPVIQETSLIIGDIITPTENYLGNPIGISLEFYNAGRGLMRNMMISIEGDFDTHEGSLYIGNLEAGKNNYYDATIIPTSAGALTGKIIFSYDDEINQHFSIEKELSLEILEPMQEFMPEEFQQPETMEGAFDKRKLPVVIGVIIVGGIAAVFFYKRRKKKLEEVDMYE; encoded by the coding sequence ATGAAGCATAAATTTTTTTTGTTGCTTCTTATTAGTACAATCGTAGCAAATACTTTATACGCTATGCCTTTGTGCGCAGAAGCAAGTACTGAAACATATCAAACGCAAGGAGACATAATACGTGATAGCCCAAATATAGTTATCGGAAGAAGTTATAAAATGCCTGTATTTAAAGCTGGAACAGAAGCAAGGTTAGCCATTCCAATTGAAAATACGACTAATGGGGAAGCTGTAAATATATTTATTTCTCCTGTTATTGACGATCCGAAAAACTTTCCTTTTGAAATCAATAATTTAGTAACAAAACAAAAAATTTCTGCAATTTATGGACGTAGAGTGGAGAATGTATCATTTTACTTTAATATTCCTAAAAATGTGGAGGCAAAAACTTATCCTTTAACATTAAATGTAGAATACTCTTCACCTAGCGGTGGGAATTTTAGTTCAACTGAAACTATCTACATAAAAATTGAAAACGACTATGAAGTCCCAGAATTAAAACTAATGGATACAACAATTGATGGTGATAAGTTAGTAAGTGGCACTACAAAAACTGTAGGTTTCCGTATACAAAACAGTGGAGACTTAATTGCTAAGGATATAAAAGCTCGGTTGGGAGGACTTTCAAGTAGTGAGCTAATATTGGACTCCACCCTTGACACAATCAATATTCAATCACTGGACAGCGGGGAAACAAGAACGATTTATTACAATGTTTCTGCAAATTCTCAACTTGAAGAGGATACTTATAGTCTAACACTTTTTTTAACCTACAAGGATGAATATGATGCATCTTATGAAACAGAAGTGAAGGTATATCTTCCGTTAGAGGGAAAAACCTCTAAAGAAACCAATGTGACCTTCCATAACTTCCGTTATCCTGAAAAAGCAGTGGAACCTTTTGAAGATTTCACTATTTTCTTTAACTTAAAAAATACAGGAAGTGAAGATGTAGATAACGTCAAAGTAAGTATTGATGCGGGAGAAGAAATCTTACCTAAATCTATGTCTATTAAAAATATAGGAAGCTTAGCAGTTGGAAAAGAGGTGCCTATTGAATTCACTTTGTTTGCAAAAAATGATATAGAGTCAAAGAATTATCCCATTAAATTACATGTAGAGTATGAGGTGAAAGATGGAAGAAAGAAAGAACTACAATCAGCAAGCCAATATATAGGAATTTTTGTAGACAGTAATGATCAAGAAACTGGAACCCCAAAAGTCATCGTTGATTATTATGACTATGGTGGAGATTTTATAGAGGCTGGTAAAGCATTTCCTTTAAATATATCTTTTTATAACACCCATAAGAATAGTGATGTTAAAAATATACGAGTCAGTATAAGTTCTGACGGGGATGTGTTTTCCCCTGTAGGAAGTAGTAATTCTTTTTATATCGAAGGGATTGCTGCTAATAGCAGGGTGGAACGTACTATAAGCTTGCGACCAAAAATAAATGCAGAGTATAAAACCCACAATATTTTTGCAGATATTGAATATGAAGATACAAAAGGCAAAGCTTATAATATAAAAGAATTAATAGGAATCCCAGTTATTCAAGAAACCAGTTTGATCATAGGAGATATCATTACTCCTACTGAGAACTACTTAGGAAACCCTATAGGCATATCGCTAGAATTTTATAATGCAGGACGAGGCTTAATGAGAAATATGATGATCAGTATAGAGGGTGATTTTGATACTCATGAAGGAAGTTTGTATATTGGAAATCTTGAGGCTGGTAAAAATAATTACTATGATGCCACCATCATCCCCACAAGTGCAGGTGCCTTAACAGGAAAAATTATTTTTAGCTATGATGATGAAATCAATCAACACTTTTCCATTGAAAAGGAACTTTCATTAGAAATTTTAGAGCCGATGCAGGAGTTCATGCCAGAAGAATTTCAACAACCAGAGACCATGGAAGGAGCTTTTGATAAAAGAAAACTGCCTGTAGTCATTGGTGTAATCATCGTTGGAGGGATTGCAGCAGTATTTTTTTATAAAAGACGCAAAAAGAAACTAGAGGAAGTGGATATGTATGAGTAG
- a CDS encoding sodium-dependent transporter: MANLKENNRDQWSSKLGFVLAAAGSAVGLGNLWRFPYTAGQNGGGAFVLVYFGILLLVGFTLMLAELLIGRHTQLNAVGAYRKIRKNWGWVGGIGVLASFLILSFYSVIGGWVINYLFKAATGAFTVPGTDMADLFVSFITNPGQPIIYHGIFAFLTLAIVMGGISGGIEKYSKILMPGLFVMMIVIMLRSVTLPGASEGIRFFLMPDFSKITGEVMLAALGQVFFSLSLGMGVIITYGSYLSKDENIPQSAMIIPLVDTGVALLAGLAILPAVFALGFSPDQGPALLFIILPAVFANMPLGTFFGVIFFLLVLFAALTSSISLLEASVSYIVDEFNWNRKKTALLLGLAVFLLGIPSSLAQGVWSHIEPFRELDILDSIDFVASNIMLPLSGFLLCIFIGWIWGIDEALKEATNKGKISFKLAGFWSFLIKWVAPIAILVVFFQGLK, from the coding sequence ATGGCAAATTTAAAAGAAAACAACAGAGATCAATGGAGCTCTAAATTAGGATTTGTTTTAGCCGCTGCTGGTTCTGCTGTAGGTTTAGGGAATCTATGGCGATTTCCTTACACAGCCGGACAAAACGGCGGTGGAGCTTTTGTATTAGTATACTTTGGGATTTTATTACTGGTTGGATTTACATTGATGTTAGCTGAGTTGCTTATTGGTAGACATACACAGCTAAATGCTGTGGGAGCTTATAGAAAAATTCGTAAAAACTGGGGTTGGGTAGGTGGTATAGGTGTATTAGCCTCCTTTCTGATTCTATCCTTTTATAGTGTTATTGGTGGATGGGTAATTAACTATTTATTTAAAGCTGCTACAGGGGCCTTTACTGTTCCCGGTACGGACATGGCTGACTTATTTGTTTCCTTTATCACAAATCCAGGTCAACCAATTATCTATCATGGTATTTTTGCTTTTCTTACCTTAGCTATTGTTATGGGAGGAATTAGTGGTGGTATTGAAAAATACAGTAAGATTTTGATGCCAGGTTTATTCGTTATGATGATCGTCATTATGCTACGCTCAGTTACTTTACCCGGTGCTTCTGAAGGAATTAGATTCTTTTTAATGCCAGATTTTTCTAAAATTACTGGGGAAGTGATGTTGGCCGCTCTAGGACAAGTATTTTTTTCCTTAAGTTTAGGTATGGGTGTTATCATCACTTATGGCAGCTATTTAAGTAAAGATGAAAATATTCCTCAAAGTGCTATGATTATTCCACTGGTGGATACAGGTGTGGCTTTATTAGCAGGTTTGGCAATCTTACCAGCAGTATTTGCTTTAGGATTTAGTCCTGACCAAGGTCCTGCACTACTTTTCATCATATTGCCGGCAGTATTTGCTAATATGCCTTTAGGTACATTCTTTGGTGTTATCTTTTTCTTATTAGTATTGTTTGCAGCATTAACATCTTCTATTTCTTTACTAGAAGCTTCTGTTTCTTATATTGTAGATGAGTTTAACTGGAATCGTAAAAAGACAGCTCTTCTTTTAGGTTTAGCCGTATTCTTATTAGGTATTCCTTCCTCTTTAGCACAGGGGGTTTGGAGTCACATAGAACCTTTTAGAGAGTTAGATATTTTGGATTCTATTGATTTCGTTGCAAGTAACATTATGTTGCCCCTTAGCGGATTTTTACTATGTATCTTTATTGGATGGATATGGGGTATTGATGAAGCACTTAAAGAAGCCACCAACAAAGGAAAAATTTCCTTTAAACTGGCTGGTTTCTGGTCCTTCTTGATTAAATGGGTAGCACCTATAGCTATTTTAGTCGTATTCTTTCAAGGCTTAAAATAG
- a CDS encoding IS3 family transposase, with translation MTQSMSRVARCIDNGPMEGFWGILKSEMYYLRKFNDYESLRKAIGEYIGYYNTKRYQKRLNCMTPIEYRNYLTDISA, from the coding sequence ATGACACAGAGCATGTCCAGGGTAGCTAGATGCATAGACAATGGTCCTATGGAGGGCTTTTGGGGAATTTTAAAATCTGAGATGTATTACTTGCGTAAGTTTAATGATTATGAGAGTTTGAGGAAAGCAATTGGGGAATACATAGGTTATTATAATACCAAGCGATACCAGAAACGTTTAAATTGCATGACTCCAATCGAATACCGTAATTATCTCACTGATATCTCTGCATAA
- a CDS encoding methyl-accepting chemotaxis protein, producing MIIRKNLLNRQSGIVKQALKISKEMASISEEILRVTALEQGGNEKLYEVFKEKLEDVEYITVLNMEGTSLVHTNPFREGIVFSDDVARKGIQSTQPIVQIYHRDTGEVVIDAASPIKINGERLYTLRVGMIKVENHLMAKNFTTTLIPIFLAMLVIYTGGMSKASFWMGGAIGIVTAFIATYYFVKSQEKVMHAVQKGMKKVVNGDLTLQEKNQRRDAVGQLLFETNKLSKGLNTLVEKLLDIGSQVTKSSSEQEIATDEVQRGTESIAASIEEVSAGAQQQVAAMEEVSEFIQRVSNNMQQLAESMKAAIVSGEEGMLKGQKGNNSIVSSIQQMEAIQTSFEVSAQVLRDLEEKSQKIGNIIHAITSIAEQTNLLALNAAIEAARAGEHGRGFAVVAEEVRKLAEDSSHSAQEIMKIISETQEKTKEAVSTMEVGSQEVKKGSIVIRETGESIGEIIDALEGITEQMKQNGQLTLALKEASSELEEKTIAVNEATQNTSEAMQDIAATIEEQSAMSEEIAHNANLLAEASKSLQGILKRFRIK from the coding sequence ATGATAATAAGAAAAAATTTACTAAATCGGCAGTCAGGAATTGTAAAACAAGCATTGAAAATTTCTAAAGAAATGGCTAGTATTTCGGAAGAAATTCTGAGGGTAACGGCATTAGAGCAAGGGGGCAATGAAAAGCTTTATGAAGTTTTTAAGGAAAAGTTAGAAGATGTGGAGTATATCACTGTATTAAATATGGAGGGTACCAGCTTAGTACATACTAACCCTTTCAGGGAAGGAATAGTTTTTTCGGATGATGTTGCCCGTAAAGGGATACAATCCACCCAGCCAATTGTACAAATATATCATCGTGATACAGGAGAAGTAGTAATAGACGCTGCCAGTCCCATCAAAATAAATGGAGAACGTCTTTATACTTTAAGAGTAGGAATGATAAAAGTGGAAAACCATTTAATGGCAAAAAATTTTACAACAACGCTTATTCCAATTTTTTTGGCTATGCTGGTTATTTATACAGGGGGAATGTCCAAAGCTTCATTTTGGATGGGGGGAGCTATAGGGATTGTTACTGCTTTTATTGCCACATATTATTTTGTGAAAAGTCAGGAAAAAGTTATGCATGCTGTTCAAAAAGGGATGAAAAAAGTTGTAAACGGAGATCTGACGCTTCAAGAAAAAAATCAACGCAGGGATGCGGTAGGTCAACTGTTATTTGAAACCAACAAACTGTCAAAAGGCTTGAATACATTGGTAGAGAAGCTTTTAGATATTGGATCTCAAGTGACCAAAAGTTCTTCAGAACAAGAAATAGCTACTGATGAGGTTCAAAGAGGTACGGAAAGCATAGCTGCAAGCATAGAAGAAGTCAGTGCAGGAGCTCAACAGCAGGTAGCGGCAATGGAGGAAGTCTCAGAATTTATACAAAGGGTTTCTAATAATATGCAGCAATTGGCTGAAAGTATGAAAGCAGCAATTGTGTCAGGGGAAGAAGGCATGTTAAAAGGGCAAAAAGGAAATAACTCTATAGTATCTTCTATTCAACAAATGGAGGCTATTCAAACGTCTTTTGAAGTATCTGCACAAGTCTTAAGGGATCTGGAAGAAAAGTCTCAAAAAATAGGCAATATCATTCATGCTATTACCAGTATTGCAGAACAAACCAATTTGTTGGCACTGAACGCAGCTATCGAGGCGGCTAGAGCAGGGGAACACGGTAGGGGTTTTGCAGTGGTGGCAGAAGAGGTAAGAAAATTGGCTGAGGATTCTAGTCACTCGGCTCAGGAAATTATGAAAATTATTAGTGAAACTCAGGAAAAGACAAAAGAAGCAGTATCAACTATGGAAGTAGGTAGCCAAGAGGTGAAAAAAGGTAGCATTGTGATCCGAGAAACAGGAGAAAGTATCGGAGAAATTATAGATGCATTAGAAGGGATAACAGAACAAATGAAACAAAATGGACAACTTACTCTGGCGTTAAAGGAAGCCAGCTCTGAACTAGAAGAGAAAACTATAGCAGTCAACGAAGCCACTCAAAATACTTCCGAAGCAATGCAGGATATTGCAGCAACGATTGAGGAACAAAGCGCTATGTCAGAAGAAATTGCTCATAATGCTAATCTTCTAGCAGAAGCATCAAAAAGTCTTCAGGGGATATTGAAGCGTTTTAGAATTAAATAG
- a CDS encoding heavy-metal-associated domain-containing protein — MQSEKFRFKSLNNTKLPPENIETILSALNGVYTVMTDVVDNTITVDYDDTQTSSAEIRAKLDENKLV, encoded by the coding sequence ATGCAATCTGAAAAGTTCCGTTTTAAAAGTTTAAATAATACAAAGCTTCCACCAGAAAATATCGAAACCATACTCAGTGCCTTAAATGGAGTATACACAGTAATGACAGATGTTGTGGACAATACCATCACCGTGGATTATGACGATACGCAAACCTCTTCAGCAGAAATCAGAGCAAAATTAGATGAAAATAAATTGGTTTAA
- a CDS encoding nitroreductase family protein: protein MLDLLKKRRSIRKFKKTKVEKEKIDALVKAALLSPSSRSIRPWEFIVVTEEMLIGDLSKSKEHGSSFLKDAPLAIVVLGDESKSDVWVEDTSIASVLIQMMAESMDLGSCWIQIRGRKHNAETTAEAYIKKVLDIPEEIKIESIIAIGYPDEEKPSYVEEDLPYEKVFFNIYKES from the coding sequence ATGTTAGACCTGTTAAAGAAAAGAAGAAGTATTAGGAAGTTTAAAAAAACTAAAGTAGAAAAAGAAAAAATTGATGCATTGGTGAAGGCAGCTTTATTATCACCATCTTCTAGAAGTATCCGTCCTTGGGAGTTTATCGTTGTAACAGAAGAAATGTTGATAGGTGATTTGTCTAAGTCAAAAGAACATGGTTCTTCTTTTTTAAAAGATGCTCCTTTGGCTATTGTGGTTTTAGGGGATGAGAGCAAAAGTGATGTATGGGTGGAAGACACTTCTATAGCATCTGTTTTGATTCAAATGATGGCAGAATCTATGGACTTAGGTTCTTGTTGGATTCAAATAAGAGGTAGAAAGCATAATGCAGAAACTACAGCAGAAGCCTATATTAAAAAAGTACTGGATATTCCCGAGGAAATAAAGATAGAGTCGATTATAGCTATAGGTTATCCTGATGAAGAAAAGCCTTCTTATGTTGAAGAAGACTTACCCTATGAAAAAGTTTTTTTCAATATATATAAAGAGAGTTAA
- a CDS encoding ANTAR domain-containing response regulator: MRGHSILIADSGETSRKWIYAALMKKGYKVYEASDAAGTLRTCRSIFPKLVLLDTGIWGMNPHKLAQIIEGDGLSTVLFITNKPDDFFHEQLKKMKVCVYVSKPINASQLHQMIEFILTSVEKINCLEKQVEKLESSLAGRKKIDRAKGILMEKLQINENDAYKLLRKKSMDACTPIEKMAETIISEYS; this comes from the coding sequence GTGAGGGGACACAGTATTTTAATAGCAGATAGCGGAGAAACATCCAGAAAATGGATTTATGCTGCACTGATGAAGAAGGGATACAAAGTATATGAGGCTTCTGATGCTGCTGGTACTTTAAGAACTTGTAGAAGTATTTTCCCTAAACTGGTGTTATTGGATACGGGCATATGGGGCATGAATCCTCATAAACTAGCTCAAATTATTGAGGGAGATGGACTTTCGACAGTTCTTTTTATCACAAACAAACCTGATGATTTTTTTCATGAACAGCTTAAAAAAATGAAGGTGTGTGTTTATGTATCTAAGCCCATTAATGCATCTCAGCTTCATCAAATGATAGAGTTTATTTTAACAAGTGTTGAAAAAATTAATTGTTTAGAAAAACAAGTAGAAAAACTAGAAAGTTCCTTAGCAGGAAGAAAGAAAATTGATCGGGCCAAAGGAATACTTATGGAGAAGCTACAGATCAATGAAAATGATGCTTATAAGTTACTGAGAAAGAAAAGCATGGATGCCTGTACACCTATAGAAAAAATGGCAGAAACGATAATATCTGAATATTCTTAA
- a CDS encoding ABC transporter ATP-binding protein, giving the protein MDITYAIEIKNARKVFRIGEEKIIALDDISMNIKTGEICCLLGTSGSGKSTLLNLMAGLEKPTKGSIIIHGKHIEKMSEKQLTNFRQKNIGFIFQSYNLMPTLNALENVSLPLTFRGVSKKAREKAAFTMLKAVGLEKYIKHKPTQMSGGQQQRVGIARAFVSKAPIVFADEPTGNLDSKTTQEVLQLMLSLAKKNRQTLIIVTHDKSIATFADRIFYILDGNIEKVEVNHEESRGTSDEA; this is encoded by the coding sequence ATGGATATCACATATGCAATAGAAATTAAAAACGCTAGAAAAGTATTTAGAATAGGAGAGGAAAAAATTATAGCATTAGACGATATCTCTATGAATATCAAAACTGGAGAAATATGTTGCTTACTGGGAACCTCTGGTTCTGGAAAATCTACCCTTTTAAATCTTATGGCGGGTTTAGAAAAGCCAACCAAGGGAAGTATTATAATTCATGGAAAGCATATTGAAAAGATGAGCGAAAAACAACTAACAAATTTTAGACAAAAAAATATAGGTTTCATATTTCAATCCTATAATTTAATGCCCACATTAAATGCACTGGAAAATGTTAGTTTGCCACTAACCTTTAGAGGGGTTAGTAAGAAGGCTAGAGAAAAAGCGGCCTTCACTATGCTAAAAGCTGTTGGGCTGGAAAAATATATTAAACATAAACCTACTCAAATGAGTGGGGGACAACAGCAGCGAGTAGGAATTGCAAGAGCTTTTGTTAGCAAAGCACCTATTGTTTTTGCTGATGAACCGACAGGAAATCTAGATTCAAAAACTACACAGGAAGTATTGCAGCTTATGTTAAGTTTAGCTAAAAAAAATCGCCAGACCTTAATTATCGTAACTCACGATAAAAGCATTGCAACATTTGCAGATAGAATTTTTTATATTTTAGATGGTAATATTGAAAAAGTTGAAGTGAATCATGAAGAAAGTAGGGGGACAAGTGATGAAGCATAA
- a CDS encoding ABC transporter permease yields the protein MSSLDLLKMSLESLWRRKTRTFLTILGVIIGTSSIVIMLSLGIAMDRSFKEQLSQMGNLNIIEVHNYGNYDQSMSSQQQKQVSLDDQAVHYFKQIPGVEAVMPIKNAYYKMAIGRMVGYVSVVGIDPEVMEAFDFKVETGRLLLSSDKEAMVFGKNVAMYFYNPRLNNRYQYGSSNNVDLISNNLILTSDMNYGEVRNSREQSETNSTPPKTHNVRGVGILAESFSEKDYYAYMNITTLEKIIEEDRRTNRQEASQRNRNQDNNKYEKISVKAKEINDVERIQEEIKAKGFQTFSLTDILKSMKETSAKIQAILGGIGAVSLFVAAIGITNTMIMSIYERTREIGVMKVLGANLSDIKKLFLIEAGIIGFCGGIAGLIFSYSISFGLNKIGGGFLGPVGGSTGMSVIPLELAAAAVAFATFIGIVSGYSPARRAMNLSALEAIKTE from the coding sequence ATGAGTAGCTTGGATTTACTGAAAATGTCTTTGGAAAGTTTGTGGAGAAGAAAGACCAGAACTTTTCTTACTATACTTGGCGTGATTATAGGTACAAGCTCTATTGTGATTATGCTTTCTCTAGGTATTGCAATGGACAGGAGCTTCAAAGAACAACTATCTCAAATGGGGAATTTAAATATTATTGAGGTGCATAATTATGGAAATTATGATCAATCCATGTCTTCCCAGCAACAAAAACAGGTTAGCCTAGATGATCAAGCAGTCCACTATTTTAAGCAGATACCAGGAGTAGAGGCTGTTATGCCCATTAAAAACGCCTATTATAAAATGGCAATAGGGAGAATGGTGGGTTATGTGTCTGTGGTTGGGATAGATCCTGAAGTCATGGAGGCTTTTGATTTTAAAGTAGAGACTGGAAGACTCTTATTATCTTCAGATAAAGAAGCCATGGTATTTGGAAAAAATGTAGCAATGTACTTTTATAATCCACGTTTGAATAATCGTTATCAATACGGATCAAGTAACAATGTTGATTTGATAAGCAATAATTTAATTTTAACCTCTGATATGAATTATGGCGAAGTGAGAAATAGCAGGGAGCAGTCTGAAACAAATTCAACACCACCAAAAACCCATAATGTAAGAGGTGTAGGCATATTGGCTGAAAGCTTCAGTGAAAAAGATTATTATGCTTATATGAATATCACAACACTAGAAAAAATTATTGAAGAAGATCGTCGAACAAATCGACAAGAGGCATCTCAAAGAAATCGAAATCAAGACAATAATAAATACGAAAAAATAAGTGTAAAGGCTAAGGAAATAAATGATGTAGAAAGAATCCAAGAAGAAATCAAAGCTAAGGGCTTTCAAACCTTTAGCTTGACGGATATCCTCAAATCTATGAAGGAAACTTCTGCTAAGATTCAAGCTATACTAGGAGGAATTGGTGCAGTAAGTTTGTTCGTAGCGGCTATAGGGATTACCAACACAATGATCATGAGTATCTACGAAAGAACAAGAGAGATTGGAGTAATGAAGGTGTTGGGAGCAAATTTATCTGATATTAAAAAGTTATTTCTTATCGAAGCAGGGATTATAGGTTTTTGTGGAGGTATAGCAGGGCTGATCTTTAGCTATAGTATTTCTTTTGGTCTAAATAAAATAGGCGGAGGCTTTTTAGGACCAGTAGGGGGAAGTACAGGTATGTCTGTTATTCCTCTTGAACTAGCAGCAGCAGCAGTTGCCTTTGCAACCTTTATTGGAATTGTATCAGGCTACTCTCCTGCCAGAAGAGCTATGAACCTTAGTGCTTTAGAAGCTATAAAAACCGAGTAA